Proteins from one Desulfonema limicola genomic window:
- a CDS encoding trypsin-like peptidase domain-containing protein: MNPEEFINIDDNREIMPVLKKFASAHLSPRERRDALENAGIESSFLDKLKYDLPADSFVLNLLAKIRDFRVSESRLDYHPLMRLLDFMEMFKDIYSLDDREKHVCKMFISRGQENFRILKARSAVVRIESPCETGIGTGVLIRNGLLLTCFHVLNNLSQAWVRFGYYDDSRLEKDWNLYELDLDSIKGTMRPDYALVKIKEPPERSPVSISWEILSSSKEYQARMLHHPGGKCLKISEPGQITQVGENYIDHTIKTCKGSSGAPVFNKKWELTAIHRGIPGTGRTIEQGTTEAVPIRILKEKLAVFIDEE; the protein is encoded by the coding sequence ATGAATCCTGAAGAATTTATAAATATTGATGATAACAGGGAAATTATGCCTGTCCTGAAAAAATTTGCATCTGCCCATCTGTCGCCACGGGAGCGGAGGGATGCGCTTGAAAACGCTGGCATTGAATCTTCTTTTTTGGATAAGTTAAAATATGATTTACCGGCCGATTCCTTTGTTTTGAATCTTCTTGCAAAAATAAGAGACTTCCGCGTATCTGAATCAAGGCTTGATTATCATCCCCTGATGAGGCTGCTTGATTTTATGGAGATGTTTAAAGATATTTACAGCCTGGATGACAGGGAAAAACATGTCTGTAAAATGTTCATTTCCAGAGGGCAGGAAAATTTCAGGATACTGAAAGCCAGGAGCGCTGTCGTCAGGATTGAGTCCCCGTGTGAAACAGGCATTGGAACCGGAGTGCTGATCCGAAACGGGCTTTTGCTGACCTGTTTTCATGTTTTGAACAATTTAAGTCAGGCATGGGTAAGATTTGGATATTATGATGATTCCAGGCTTGAGAAGGATTGGAATCTTTATGAACTTGATCTTGATTCTATAAAAGGAACCATGAGACCGGATTATGCCCTTGTAAAAATAAAGGAACCGCCTGAACGCTCCCCTGTTTCCATTTCATGGGAGATATTAAGCAGCAGCAAGGAATACCAGGCAAGAATGCTCCATCACCCCGGGGGAAAATGTTTAAAGATTTCAGAACCAGGACAGATAACCCAGGTCGGAGAAAATTATATAGACCATACCATTAAAACATGCAAAGGTTCTTCAGGCGCTCCTGTTTTCAATAAAAAATGGGAACTGACAGCAATTCACAGGGGGATTCCCGGAACAGGCAGAACCATTGAACAGGGAACAACAGAAGCAGTTCCAATCCGCATCTTGAAGGAAAAGCTGGCAGTGTTTATAGATGAAGAATGA
- a CDS encoding metal ABC transporter solute-binding protein, Zn/Mn family: MNKNIILAALLCFFSYTSLTTAQDETLKKPVIVCSTTQIADFARQVAGDRCEVKSILAPGADPHTYMPTPQDAKTVLSADLALENGLNLEGKNWMAVLAKDAGKPLITCTNGIKPLEIEASGEKLADPHAWFSPVNAAVYVNNILKAVIELDPQGKPQYEARAKLFLQQLRVLHSWLKEQVNKIMPERRILVTSHDAFNYFCREYKFNANHNFLSLAPVGWSTGGEVGAGMTPERHKEVVNSIRNYKTRAVFVETSVNPKLLREIAREAGVRIGGRLYSDSMGEKDTAGETYIGMMRENMIVIIKGLE; this comes from the coding sequence ATGAATAAAAATATCATACTGGCTGCATTGCTTTGTTTTTTTTCATATACATCTTTAACTACAGCACAGGATGAAACCTTAAAAAAACCGGTTATAGTCTGCTCAACCACACAGATTGCAGACTTTGCCCGCCAGGTTGCTGGAGACCGGTGCGAAGTAAAATCCATTCTTGCCCCTGGAGCTGACCCCCATACATATATGCCAACCCCCCAGGATGCTAAAACTGTTCTCAGCGCTGATCTGGCCCTGGAAAATGGACTTAATCTTGAAGGAAAAAACTGGATGGCAGTCCTTGCAAAAGATGCAGGCAAACCACTGATAACATGTACAAACGGAATAAAACCCCTTGAAATAGAAGCATCTGGAGAAAAACTTGCTGATCCCCATGCCTGGTTTTCTCCTGTAAACGCTGCTGTATATGTAAATAATATACTCAAAGCAGTTATAGAACTTGATCCCCAGGGAAAACCGCAGTATGAGGCCCGTGCAAAACTCTTCTTGCAGCAGCTCAGGGTCCTCCATTCCTGGCTCAAAGAGCAGGTAAACAAAATTATGCCTGAGCGGAGAATACTTGTTACCAGTCATGATGCGTTTAATTATTTCTGCCGGGAGTACAAATTTAATGCAAATCACAATTTCCTGAGCCTTGCTCCGGTGGGATGGTCAACAGGCGGTGAAGTTGGCGCAGGCATGACACCAGAACGTCATAAAGAGGTAGTCAATTCCATCCGCAATTACAAAACACGGGCTGTATTTGTTGAAACCAGTGTAAACCCCAAATTACTCAGAGAAATAGCAAGGGAAGCCGGTGTGCGCATAGGAGGCCGGCTTTATTCTGATTCAATGGGAGAAAAAGACACGGCTGGAGAAACATATATCGGCATGATGAGGGAAAATATGATTGTTATTATTAAAGGACTTGAATAA
- a CDS encoding cob(I)yrinic acid a,c-diamide adenosyltransferase codes for MKVYTGTGDQGQTSLFSGERVKKCHDRVEAYGELDELNSFMGAIAASMPDEKSEEQRAVINEIQQIQSDLLIMGAVLATTPESPAFKSLKKFDREKSRQLELAIDRMDSVLPQLKSFILPGGHISSAWAHIARTVCRRAERRIISLDYGKEQDLIISFQEILIYINRLSDYLFMLGRYCNYITSTADISWKKD; via the coding sequence ATGAAAGTATATACAGGAACCGGGGATCAGGGACAAACAAGTCTTTTCAGCGGAGAACGTGTTAAAAAATGCCATGACCGGGTTGAAGCTTATGGAGAACTTGATGAACTAAATTCATTTATGGGCGCAATTGCAGCTTCAATGCCTGATGAAAAATCAGAAGAACAAAGAGCTGTTATTAATGAAATTCAACAGATTCAATCTGATCTTTTAATTATGGGCGCTGTTCTGGCAACCACACCTGAATCTCCAGCCTTCAAGTCTTTGAAAAAATTTGACAGGGAAAAAAGCAGGCAGCTTGAGCTGGCAATTGACAGGATGGATTCAGTCCTGCCCCAGCTTAAATCCTTTATACTTCCAGGAGGACATATTTCTTCTGCATGGGCACATATTGCAAGAACTGTCTGCAGAAGAGCTGAAAGGCGGATCATCAGCCTGGATTATGGCAAAGAACAGGATTTAATAATCTCCTTTCAGGAAATTTTAATATATATCAACCGTTTATCAGACTATCTTTTTATGCTGGGCAGGTATTGTAATTATATTACATCAACAGCCGATATTTCCTGGAAAAAGGATTGA